One Rhododendron vialii isolate Sample 1 chromosome 2a, ASM3025357v1 genomic region harbors:
- the LOC131316601 gene encoding growth-regulating factor 8-like: MGNGNRSVVADGTEKAKAAAKQCDVGLGLRTQSTEPFPSTGMRMMMPHYSQSMGVVGAGVDGGGAGAGGPIYCNQVPCFTDSYDVFGSSSSSFKSSGGDMAAAAAKVTFTETQWQELVRQTTIYKYMMASLPVPPQLLIPTPKPPSPLSSAPQLSGFSRNSDPEPWRCRRTDGKKWRCTRDVAPNQKYCERHCHKTKPRSRKPVELPSQSHNNTHSHTTTTTTSSKTNITNNNLNTHGSLANTTAQKPTFHIPTMVSGPTYAQPRCTEWLMKGDSVPGSTLDQQWQQQLIQSSSREGLKRYNEENYRNWSVFQQHYDEQQQSINTNLNSYFDLDDGQRSKNHQQRKMACLQGGFNTDQTQTTRRFIDAWSSEEREAMDGISNKFSVSSKGKLPLSSGLSLSMSRNDGIDEESRNAHLGLGMMDPESERGGGCFKSQWLDPVSWMGSPPGGPLGEALCLGIASTTSKEAYNVPSPHCYSNSSTTSSCSKSSCEDAGHGLLHFH, encoded by the exons ATGGGGAACGGAAATAGGAGTGTTGTCGCAGATGGTACGGAGAAAGCCAAAGCAGCAGCAAAACAGTGCGATGTTGGGTTGGGTTTAAGGACGCAAAGCACCGAACCGTTCCCTAGTACCGGTATGAGGATGATGATGCCTCATTATTCTCAGAGTATGGGGGTTGTTGGTGCTGgtgttgatggtggtggtgctggTGCTGGTGGTCCCATTTATTGCAACCAGGTTCCATGCTTTACCGATTCCTACGATGTTTTCGGTTCTTCTAGTTCTTCTTTCAAATCCTCAG GAGGGGACATGGCAGCAGCTGCTGCAAAAGTTACTTTTACAGAGACTCAGTGGCAAGAGCTTGTGAGGCAGACCACCATCTACAAGTACATGATGGCTTCTTTACCTGTTCCTCCACAGCTCCTCATTCCCACTCCCAAACCCCCATCTCCACTTTCTTCTGCTCCTCAAT TGTCTGGTTTCTCGAGAAACTCGGATCCAGAGCCATGGAGGTGTCGAAGGACAGATGGGAAGAAGTGGCGGTGCACGAGAGACGTGGCTCCAAACCAGAAGTACTGCGAGCGGCACTGCCACAAAACCAAACCCCGTTCAAGAAAGCCTGTGGAATTACCTTCCCAGTCCCACAACAATACCCACtcccacaccaccaccaccaccaccagctccaaaACCAACATCACAAACAACAACTTGAACACCCACGGATCACTTGCTAACACCACTGCCCAGAAGCCCACCTTCCACATTCCAACCATGGTGTCTGGCCCAACATATGCCCAGCCCAG GTGCACAGAGTGGCTCATGAAAGGGGACTCCGTACCCGGGTCCACTTTGGACCAGCAATGGCAGCAGCAGTTGATACAATCATCCTCAAGAGAAGGATTGAAGAGGTACAATGAGGAGAATTACAGGAATTGGTCTGTTTTTCAACAACATTATGATGAACAACAACAATCAATTAACACGAACTTGAACTCGTATTTTGACTTGGACGATGGCCAAAGATCAAAAAATCATCAGCAGCGCAAAATGGCCTGTCTACAAGGAGGTTTTAATACTGACCAAACTCAGACGACTAGGCGTTTCATCGATGCTTGGTCATCGGAAGAGAGGGAGGCAATGGATGGAATAAGCAACAAGTTCTCTGTTTCTTCCAAGGGGAAGCTGCCGTTATCATCCGGCCTCAGTCTCTCAATGTCCCGCAACGATGGAATTGATGAAGAAAGTCGAAATGCTCATTTGGGTCTTGGGATGATGGATCCAGAAAGTGAAAGGGGTGGTGGGTGTTTCAAATCGCAATGGCTTGATCCTGTTTCGTGGATGGGTTCACCTCCGGGGGGACCATTGGGCGAGGCCTTGTGTCTCGGCATTGCTAGTACTACTTCAAAGGAGGCATATAACGTACCTTCTCCTCACTGCTATAGCAACAGCTCCACCACCAGCAGTTGCAGCAAAAGCTCGTGTGAAGATGCCGGCCATGGGCTGCTGCATTTTCACTAA